The genomic interval TGTGGAGCCAGAAAGGAAGAACCCAGTAGTGGTATAGCCCCCCCCCCTCGGGGTGGAAAAGGCCGTCTTCTCCCGGGAGGCCGCTGCCAGCGGCACCTGCCAGTACCCCCTCGTCAGGTCCAACGTGCTGACGTATCTCGCCCTACCCAAGCGATCGATCAGTTCATCTACCCGGGGCATGGGGTAGGCGTCGAGCTTAATGACCTCGTTCAGGCCCCGGAAGTCATTGCAGAAGCGGACGGTTCCATTCGGATTTCGTTACCAGCACTATAGGGCTAGACCACTCACTGTGGGattcctccagtacccccatctCTAGCATTGTCGTCACTTCCCGCTGGACCGCCACCCTCCGGGCTTCTGGTATCCGGTATGGCCATTTACGCACTTTTTCTCCCGGACGTGTGTGGATAGGATGTTCCACGAGATCTGTGCGCCTCGGCACCTCTGAGAACACGGCCGTATTTTGCTGGACCAACTCTCTGAGCTCTTGTCGTTGGGTCGGGCTGCGGTCTTCCCCCATTGCAACTTCGACAGAGGGCAGGCTCTGCTGTGGCCGGGTCCACTTTACGCATAGCGCATCTCGTGCATGCCATTTCTTCAGCAAGTTCACATGGTAGAGCTGGAGGAGTTTGGCGGACCTTGTAATTGACGTCGCCTACCCGCGCAACAATGTTGTATGGCCCATGCCACATAGCCAGGAATTTACTCTCAATTGTAGGGATCAGCACCAAGACCTTCTCACCTGGGTGGAACTCTCATGGTTGGGCCCCCCAGTTGTAGACCCGCTCCTGGGCGTGTTGCGCCTGGGCCATGTGCTCCCTCACCATTGTCCAAATTGCCGtcatcctctccctcatctcctccacaTGTTCTACTACGCTGCGAAGGGGGGATTGACTGCTCTTCCCAGACCTCTTTGGCTAGGTCCAGCAGTCCGCAGGGCCGAAGGCCATACAGGAGCTCAAAGGGGGAGAACCCAGTGTATGCTTGGGGTACCTCGCGCACTGAGAACATCAGGTGGGGCATCAGCTGGTCCCAGTTCCTCCCGTCTCTCTCGATGACCTTCTTCAGCATCTTCTTTAGGTTCTTATTGAAGTGTTCAACTAGCCCGTCCGTTTGTGGATGGTACACACTGGTCCTCACCTGTTTTATTCGTAATAGGTTGATGCCATTGATTCGTACAGGAACCATCGGAGGGGCTGTCTCGGTGTGCGCTCAACAGGAGGTGACAACTCACCAACCGGGTTACCCCCGAGCTGGGGGATGCGGAGGGCATGACCTCCTCCCGGCCGGGACAGTTCCACGCAAGGTGTCCCGGCTCACCGCACTCATAGTAGCGTCTCTGATATAGGGCCAGCAGCGGTCGACATAGTCGGTTTTGGTCACCCTCCTGCTTCACGGCCTCGGCTGGTTCCGTCCGGGCCCCCTTCAGCCCCTCGCCTCTCTTTGTGTTGTTCGTTCCCCTcgccccatcccctctctccgCTCGGGCCCCTCTCAGCAGGTCCAGGGTGTTCTGGTGAGTTTCCACAGCGGTTAGCAATTCCTCCAGGCTCCTCCAGGATCTGGGGGTTCTGCATGCTCAACATCTTCTTCATCTCGTATGGCAGGGCCCGAAGGTATCGATCCAGGACGAGCTTGTCGATCATCGGGAGGGACGGTACTTCCGTCAGTAGCCAGCCCTTGGTCAGGCGCACCAGGTCGCTCATCTGAGCGTGGGGGAAAAGGGTGGGGTCAAAGCCCCCGTCGTGGACCAGTTGTGCACGGCATGCAAGGCTGAATCCATAACGGCTTCATAATTCGTGGCCTGGTCAGCATTTAAGTCAAAGTAGGCCTTCTGGGCCTTCCCGGAGAGGTAGGGTGCCAACAGGCTGGCCCACTTGGGCTATCCTTCCCTCTGAGCCATCCTCTCAAAGGTGCACAAATACATCTCCACGTCATCTTCCTCCCTTAACCAGGAACTGATTCGGGCCAGACTCCTGAGCCATCCCAACCTTCAACTGTGCAATCTCTGCTACCAGTCtggttttgttggtgctgctcctccagtgcTTGCTCCTGGAGAGCCTGTTGCTTCTGCTGGCTGAGGATAAACTGAGCCACCAGCTCCTCCATTGTAATCTCCGTATTCTCAACCCCATGGCACCCAAAGCTACTCAGTTGCCCGCATTCTCCACCATATGTGGTAAACCGTGGGATGTTgggttgagcgtgcagagattaacacagagacagggaggttttAGTCCGCAAACACAACTTTAGTAGGCCataaaataaacataacaaaGAAAATCAAGTATGTTTGGCTCGGTCCTTCTTCTCAGCTTTGGctctgtgtcagtctctcccGGGTTCTCTCTCACTGTGTGCCACAGTGCTCCTTTTATGTGGCCTCCATGGCTGGTTGGCACTTTCCCCTAATTACCTCCACTTGGAGCTATCCGTGTCAGGGTGCCCAGCTCGTGTACTCCCAACAGAGGGAGCCAACGTTGCATCACATacctcccctctacctcccctctattACCCCTGGGGTAGACATCCTGGGATAccacaatatatatatttgccTAATTTTGTGAACTAGGCCTTTATTACACTGGTCCAAGTAAAACTACTTTAAActgctacttaagtagtttttgggggtatctgttctttactatttatattcctgtctacttttactccactacattcctaaagaaaacatgtactttttactcccatacattttccttgacaccaaaaagtacttgttatatttcatgctcaggcaggacagaattattgtccaattcatgcacctatcaatataacgcattgtcattcctactgcctgtgatctggcggattcactaaacacaaatactacatttctaaatgatgtctgagtgttggagtgtgccccagtCTGTCCGTggttttgcttaatataaggaatttgatgtaaagcatttacttttactcaagtatgacaattgaataCTTTTTCCAAAGTACATTTAAAAcaagatacttttagacttttactcaggtagtattttactgggggaTTTTTacctttacttgagtcattttctattaatttaAAGGTACagtatatttacttttactcaagtataacaattgaATACTTTTCACACCACTGCTTCAGTCATTGTGTTTTTTTCCAACAGTATTAGTGAactaggcctttattactccAGAAGACAGCACAGTCTGAGCGAAGAACCTTTCCTCTGCAGTTCCTTGAGTTTTCAAAAAGGGACTTGAAAGACTCAGAGCAtaaggcaaaatattctgtggtctgatgagacaaaaatttaactctttggcctgaatgcaaagcgctatgtctggagaaaccaggcacagctcatcatccatctaacaccatccctactgtgaagcatgatggtggcatcatcatgctatGTGGATGCTttttagcagcagggactgggagactggtaaggatagagggcacaatgaatggagccaaatacaggcaaatccttgatgagaatcCGCTTAAGAGTGCAAACGACCTTATAGTGGGTTGAAGATttaacttccaacaggacaatgactgcaagcatacagccaaagcaacactggaatggcttcagaacaagaatgtgaaagtccttgagtggctcagccaaagtccagacttgaatcccattgaaaatttgtggaaagacttgaagattgctgttcactgccactccccatctaatttaacagagcttgagaaaatctgcagggaagaatgggagaaaatccccaaatcagTGCAAAGCTGATAGatatacccaagacgactcaaagctgtaatttcggccaaaggtgcttctaaatAGTATTGGGTGTGAGTCaattaatttgcaaacatttctaaaaacatgtttttcacttcatcattatgggTAATGTatgtacattttgaattcaggctgtaacacaaaatgtggaataagtcaagggatatgaatactttctgaagtcacaaGAGAGGATGTAGGCCCACCTCTTTCTGTTTCACTTTTCTTTACATAACAATTGTATTATTACAAAGTCCTGTGTGATCAATATGATAAATTCTCtggatttttatattttttatttgtggcAGTCTACAGATAGATACATGTGGTATAAACTGTAAATTGACATGAATATTGTACCTGTAACCCTCCCTGTGAGGTTGACCATGCAGTTGGATTGGAACAGTGAGGAGGCataagaagatgtattttttcttGACAAAGCTGGGCTTCATATTAGGGCTTCCTCCTGACTAGGAGGTAGCTTAGTGCGtaaagcattgggccagtaatcgtaaaggttggtggatcgaatccctgagctgacaaggtataaatctgtcgttctgcccctgtaaataagaatttgttcttaactgacttgcctagttaaataaaacatcttcTTTTCACAAAACTGAAGCAACCAGAGGAGCATATACAACTGGGAATATGTATATGTCAGGCCCCTCAGGTTCGACAGCAGCTCCCATCTATTTTTGTGCAGTGTGACTGACCTCACCTAGACTTTTGACACTTGTTATTACCCACAACCAAAATAAATATTGGTGTCCATGACCTGGACCCGAATCTGTCACAATGCACCTATGGGTTTACATGCATCATTTGGAATGTTTTGAGTTTGTGATAAGGTGACACCCATATTGTGCCATACTCTTCTGTATGGCCATATAAAACTTTTTTTGGAGGAAAAATAACAAAAAGTAGCACAACCTCGTCAAGAGGCAAAGCTCCCTTATAGCCTATAGACCTATTGTCCCAAATTACTAATAGGCCTATATGTTCAGTTAGGCTACATGTAGCCTTCCTGCAATAGGCTGAAAAATTAGGCCTGTCAGAATGTACCATTCCTAATATTTGACATTTCCATTTTAAAGTAGATTTCTactacatacctacacgtacgctacggtcacaagacgcaggcctcctaattgtccctagaatttctaagcaaacagctggaggcagggctttctcctatcgagctccatttttatggaatggtctgcctactcatgtgagagacgcagactcggtctcaacctttaagtcttaactgaagactcatctcttcagtaggtcatatgattgagtgtagtctggcccaggagtgtgaaggtgaacggaaaggctctggagcaacgaaccgcccttgctgtctctgcctggccagttcccctctctccactgggattctctgcctctaaccctattacaggggctgagtcactggcttactggtgctcttccatgccgtccctaggaggggtgcgtcacttgagtgggttgagtcactgacgtgatcttcctgtctgggttggcgccccccccccccccttgggttgtgccatggcggagatctttgtgggctatactcggccttgtctcaggatggtaagttggtggttgaagatatccctctagtggtgcgggggctgtgctttggcaaagtgggtggggttatatcctgcctgtttggccctgtccgggggtatcatcggatggggccacagtgtctcctgacccctcctgtctcagcctccagtatttatgctgcagtagtttgtgtcggggggctagggtcagtctgttatatctggagtacttctcctgtcttatccggtgtcctgtgtgaatttaagtatgctctctctaattctctttctctctttctttctttctctctctcggaagacctgagccctaggaccatgcctcaggactacctggcatgatgactccttgctgtcctcagtccacctggccgtgctgctgctccagtttcaactgttctgcctgcggctatggaaccctgacctgttcaccggacgtgctacctgtcccagacctgctgttttcaactctctagagacagcaggagcggtagagatactctcaatgatcggctatgaaaagcacccttgcaccctcgacaactactgtgattattagtatttgaccatgctggtcatttatgaacatttgaacatcttggccatgttctgttataatctccacccggcacagccagaagaggactggccacccctcatagcctggttcctctctaggtttcttcctaggtttagggagtttttcctagccaccgtgcttctacacctgcattgcttgctgtttggggttttaggctgggtttctgtacattactttgagatatcagctgatgtaagaagggctatataaatacatttgatttgatactacaTGTGCATTGAAACCTAGGAGAAGAGCATGCACTCTGCAGTGATAAACTGCAAATATTTTTTTCCTGTCTGGGAACAGTTCACGTTTCCACATTCCCCACACCAGTCTCAGTCATGAGTCTTGACCACACTCATGTCAGGTCCTCATTCTGTGTTTTTATTGGTTGTTTACTTTGCAGGATTTCGGTCCCACACATGAAATATTTCACTGAAATTTAATTTCGTAAGATCTTTCTCCACGTTCCTTCCAAAATAGCCTATGTATGTAACAATTTTGTTACACAAGTTACACCTTCCCCTGTGTTCTAAGCCCTACAATAAAAGTCTCCGTTTCACTCAATAATGACAATAAACATCCACCAGCATGCAATTAATTATATCTAGCGTTTAATGTgatatttaaattattattattattattataattgctCAATAATTATACTGAAATAACGTTTTGCAATCATTTTCAGAATGGCAACTAAATGGCCTACTATTGTAGGTAGGTGGAGACGCAAGACCTTAAAACACCCCCCTGCTGGCCAGTCAAACTTTCACATAGCACAGTACACTGGTTACAAAACCTATTACTGAGCTCAAGTTGCAACTGGTTATTTCTGAGAGCATTTTGCTATATTGTACACCAAATTAGCTACAGTAAAGAAAATGGACAGGACTGTTAGTCTCCCGAATCAACCAGACAAAACAACCACAGGTAAGACTTCCTGCAGTGTAGCATTGATAGCTGTTTTTAATTGTTCTCAATCAATGTCCTGTATAGGGTGTGAATGGAATGTTAACTTAAGTATAATTTGATTAATTGCTGTAGTTTAGAACTCTTGAGTAGGCTTTTAGCTCGACTATTATTAGTTCTAACGTTACTCTAGCTGGTCACATTCAAAGGGAATTTCTAATTACCACTAACTTTTTTTACATTACAGTTTCACATTTTACAATAGGATATTCCACCGTCATACACCTCATTCGGTGTCAGCAATTTTGCCTAGGTTTTAGCAGCTGGCTTTTGCTAAACGTGAACAGAAAGTGCTTGCTTGCAGGTCAGGAAGCAAGGCACAAGTCACTCAAAGCATGAGATGTGGAGCCGGTTCTGTATTATAGTCAGTCTGGCTGCGATTATTTGGGGAGGGGAGGCCAGACATTGAAGACTACAGGCCTACGTAAATGGGTGTTGCAATCAGTAAATCCATGTAGTCTAGACTAGCAGAAAACTTCACAAAAATGTCTAGCTTTGTCATCTTTTCTCAGTTTGTGTTATGCAAGTTTCAAGTGCCCCTGTGTGTTTGCAGTGCAGTTGGTGGAGAGCAGCAGCAACCCCAATGGGCTGGAACTAGTCAGCTCCTACCAGACCAACAGGGTGGGAGACCCCATGGACCTGGTTGCTCTGGCAACACAAGTACAGAGGGTAATTAAATGAATGGCATTGCAATGATCCTAATGGAATAATGATAAGGATGATCATAGTAAGCAGACTgtcatgtacagtggcttgcgaaggtattcactccccttggtatttttcctattttgttgccttaaaattgattttttggggggggttgtatcgtttgatttacacaacatgcctaccactttgaagatgcaaaatatttttattgtttaacaaacaataaataagacaaacagaacttgagcgtgcatcactattcacccccccccccacccccgaaggtcaatactttgtagagccaccttttgcagtatttacagctgcaagtctcttggggtatgtctctaagcttggcacatctagccactgggatttttgcccattctttgaCGAAAAACTGCTCCAActccaagttggatgggttccgctggtgtacagcaatctttaagtcataccacggattctcaattggattgaggtctgggctttgactaggccattccaagacatttaaaagagtaccttcttccatatgtttggggagtctcccacatgccctttggcgaacaccaaacgtgtttgcttatttttttctttaagcaattgctttttttctggccactcttcagtaaagcccagctctctggagtgtacggcttaaagtggtcctatggagagATAGTCGAATCTCTGAGGTGgatctttgcagctccttcagggttgtctttggtctgtttgttgcctctctgattaatgccctccttgcctgggctgtgagttttggtggacggccctctcttggcaggtttgttgtggtgccatgttCTTTCCCTTGTGTTCAAAGtttcagaataaaaaaataaataaaaaactttcttcaaactaattatgtgacttctgaaggtaattggttgcaccagatcttatttagaggcttcatagcaaagggggtgaatacctatgacttaaaaaaaaaaaaaattaacaagtacattttttcacttcaccaatttggactattttgtgtgtccattacatgaaatccacataaaaatccatttaaattacaggttgtaatgccaGTACCATTCCCCTGCCAACTATTCTGAACCCTAACTTTGGTTTGACGTCGCCCCATAAAGAATGTATCATAATGATGAAGACATTCTGTTTGAGATTTACCTTGTTTGGTTACCTGTGTTTGGTTCCTAGGGAGATGACTTTGTCAGAGCCAACGCCTGCAACAGACTGACAGTCATTGCTGATCAAATTAGATACCTGCAGGAACAAGCCAGAAAGGTGATGGCTTATATTTGACTTTATGTAACCAATCTATGTAATTCATATAGGGAAAGAATTAAGTAGCATTAGTGATGCCAGTTGGTGTGATCTGAATGTTTTTGTTCTCTGGTGTAGGTTTTAGAGGATGCCAAGAAGGATGCTGAGCTGCACCACGCTGCATGTAATGTAGTCAAGAAGCCAGGGAACATGTATTACCTGTACGAGCGGCCCTCCGGACAGAAATACTTCTCTATCCTCTCGCCTCAGGTAAGCACATCACACCTGGGCGGCTTTCAGCAGGGCACAATACTTTGGAGCGTTCAGATATTGCTCTACTCCTAAAGATCACGTCACATTTCCATCTGCAACACTTCTAAAATTCCAATCACCCGGGAAAGCCCCCAGCACATACAGCAGCTGAAAGACTGAGTAACTGTTACAGAATGTCTACCACCATGTGGTGCATAATGATATGAGTTGGGACATTTAGATGCTCAAAGTCTGCATGTGACCCTGAAGGGAGTTGATAATGTTCTCTTTAGCCGGTTAGAGGTGGTGCTGACTGACCACTCGGGTCTTTGTGTGCACGCGCATTGGCCACAGCATGGTTGTGTAAGCACAGTAGCACACAGGATAACATTTAATGGATATAGGAAGATGAACAGTGCCACTTTAATTTGA from Salvelinus alpinus chromosome 2, SLU_Salpinus.1, whole genome shotgun sequence carries:
- the c2h1orf50 gene encoding uncharacterized protein C1orf50 homolog; translation: MDRTVSLPNQPDKTTTVQLVESSSNPNGLELVSSYQTNRVGDPMDLVALATQVQRGDDFVRANACNRLTVIADQIRYLQEQARKVLEDAKKDAELHHAACNVVKKPGNMYYLYERPSGQKYFSILSPQDWGTGCPHKPCGAFKLQYDMSWTPIDDVAKKDAEIAIMDKILSQQTALPPCLEPNFENISK